A region from the Acyrthosiphon pisum isolate AL4f chromosome A1, pea_aphid_22Mar2018_4r6ur, whole genome shotgun sequence genome encodes:
- the Snrpd1 gene encoding small nuclear ribonucleoprotein Sm D1 isoform X1 — protein MKLVKFLMKLSHETVTLELKNGTSVHGTITGVDVAMNTHLKAVKMTVRNQQPIHYETLSIRGNNIRYYILPDSLTLETLLVDDAPKSRMNRGGRGGPRGRGGRGGPRGSGGGRGRGGGPPRR, from the exons atGAAATTAGTCAA ATTTTTGATGAAACTCAGTCATGAAACTGTGACATTAGAACTTAAAAATGGCACCAGCGTTCATGGAACTATTACAG gtgtTGATGTAGCAATGAACACTCACCTTAAAGCTGTTAAAATGACTGTAAGAAATCAACAACCTATACATTATGAAACCCTCAGTATTCGAGGTAACAACATTCGGTACTATATTTTACCTGACTCTCTTACACTTGAAACCCTGTTAGTTGACGATGCACCTAAATCACGAATGAACCGTGGTGGACGAGGAG GTCCTAGAGGGCGAGGAGGTCGTGGAGGACCACGTGGAAGTGGTGGTGGACGTGGGCGAGGTGGTGGACCACCCCGacgttaa
- the Snrpd1 gene encoding small nuclear ribonucleoprotein Sm D1, with amino-acid sequence MKLVKFLMKLSHETVTLELKNGTSVHGTITGVDVAMNTHLKAVKMTVRNQQPIHYETLSIRGNNIRYYILPDSLTLETLLVDDAPKSRMNRGGRGGRGGPGRGGRGRGGPRGRGGRGGPRGSGGGRGRGGGPPRR; translated from the exons atGAAATTAGTCAA ATTTTTGATGAAACTCAGTCATGAAACTGTGACATTAGAACTTAAAAATGGCACCAGCGTTCATGGAACTATTACAG gtgtTGATGTAGCAATGAACACTCACCTTAAAGCTGTTAAAATGACTGTAAGAAATCAACAACCTATACATTATGAAACCCTCAGTATTCGAGGTAACAACATTCGGTACTATATTTTACCTGACTCTCTTACACTTGAAACCCTGTTAGTTGACGATGCACCTAAATCACGAATGAACCGTGGTGGACGAGGAGGTCGTGGAG GGCCAGGAAGAGGTGGTCGTGGGCGTGGAGGTCCTAGAGGGCGAGGAGGTCGTGGAGGACCACGTGGAAGTGGTGGTGGACGTGGGCGAGGTGGTGGACCACCCCGacgttaa
- the LOC100164452 gene encoding pleiotropic regulator 1: MSTRSQNAMSFSEEVQRHSVHTLVFRSLKRTHDMFLSCQGMLPPIDEEAERIKKLVKARDCYGLVFDKVERNKINMKKSQPNHPKSDSLDIYKDNHLPLAITDNPEKVNKNTETSMVLSSPSTQNIAAANRLINHIMPKPKWHPPWKLYRVISGHLGWVRCVTVEPGNEWFATGAADRVIKIWDLASGKLKLSLTGHVSTVRGLQVSPRHPYLFSCGEDRQVKCWDLEHNKVVRHYHGHLSAVYSLALHPTIDVLLTAGRDSTARVWDMRTKANVHTLTGHTNTVASVVAHEFEPQVLTGSHDCTIRLWDLAAGKTRATLTNHKKSVRSLVLHPKVYMFASASPDNIKQWTCPDGKFIQNLTGHNAIVNCMAVNSDGVLMSGANNGSMYAWDWRTGYNFQRMQAPVQPGSMDSEAGVFAMAFDNSGTRLITAEADKTIKLYREDDTATEESHPINWKPDIIRRRKY; encoded by the exons ATGTCGACCAGAAGCCAAAACGCAATGAGTTTCTCGGag GAAGTACAGCGGCACTCTGTTCATACATTAGTTTTTAGGTCGCTCAAAAGGACTCACGATATGTTCTTATCGTGTCAAGGGATGTTACCACCAATAGACGAAGAAGC GGAGAGAATAAAAAAACTCGTCAAGGCTCGAGATTGTTATGGTCTTGTTTTTGACAAAGTGGAACGCAATAAGATAAACATGAAGAAGTCTCAACCGAATCATCCTAAATCAGATAGCCTTGATATCTATAAAGATAATCACCTTCCATTAGCCATAA ctgaTAATCCTGagaaagtaaataaaaacacagagACTAGTATGGTGTTATCAAGTCCAAGTACTCAAAACATAGCTGCAGCTAATCGactaattaatcatattatgccAAAACCAAAATGGCATCCACCATGGAAGTTATATCGAGTAATATCTGGACATTTGGGTTGGGTGCGATGTGTTACTGTTGAACCTGGCAATGAATGGTTCGCAACTGGTGCTGCTGATCGagttattaaa ATTTGGGATTTAGCCTCTGGAAAATTAAAACTTTCCTTAACTGGGCACGTGAGTACTGTGCGAGGCCTACAAGTAAGTCCTAGACACCCTTATTTATTCAGTTGTGGCGAAGATAGGCAAGTGAAGTGTTGGGATTTGGAACATAATAAAGTAGTTCGACATTATCATGGACATTTGAGTGCTGTATACAGTCTTGCATTACATCCAACGATTGACGTATTATTAACTGCTGGACGAGATTCAACAGCTCGAGTATGGGACATGCGTACCAAAGCCAACGTTCACACACTCACTGGACATACAAATACAGTTGCCAGTGTTGTTGCCCATGAATTTGAACCTCAA GTATTGACTGGATCTCACGACTGTACAATTAGACTATGGGACTTAGCTGCTGGAAAAACTCGTGCAACTCTTACAAATCACAAAAAAAGTGTGAGATCACTTGTTTTACATCCAAAAGT GTATATGTTTGCCAGTGCAAGTCcagataatataaaacaatggaCATGCCCAGATGggaaatttatacaaaatcttACTGGTCATAATGCTATAGTTAACTGTATGGCTGTGAATTCTGATGGGGTATTGATGTCTGGAGCAAACAATGGGTCAATGTATGCTTGGGATTGGAGAACTGGTTATAATTTCCAGAGGATGCAG GCTCCTGTACAACCTGGATCGATGGACAGTGAAGCCGGAGTATTTGCGATGGCATTTGATAACAGTGGCACAAGACTTATTACAGCTGAAGCTGATAAAACTATTAAACTTTATCGAGAAGACGATACGGCT acCGAAGAAAGTCATCCAATTAATTGGAAGCCTGATATAATCCGAAGaaggaaatattaa